CCTCTCGCGGCCGCGGCGCCCCACCCCGACAAACCCAACCCCCTCCGCCGCCCCCCCCGTCGTCCCCGCCCCCCCGTCGTTCCCGCGGAAGCGGCAACCCAGCGCACGCGCGGACTCGAGGGGCCGCCCCCGCGCTCCGCCGACAACCCTGACACCACCCCCTCGCGCAAAACCCACCGCCCCCGCTACCCTCACTCCATGACATACGCATCCAACCCCATCCACCACACAGACCGGGCCCGCCCAACCACCGCAGCTCGCGAAAGAGCACACCACAACTGCACCAAAACGCAGCCATTTGTAACTCGTAGGCGGCTCGTAAGTGCTCGACACCCCCTGAGCGTGTTCAATCGAGTCGTATCTGTAGAGGGCAGTTTCGTAGGGGACTCATTCTGCAGAACTTCAACTGGAGCGACTCGAATCGAATCGAATGAGGCCACCCGGACCCAGAGACCCCAACAGCCAACATTCCCCCACTGGATACTACAATTGCGCACATACGGCGGAACTGTGATAGAATCCCCGAAACTCCTGGCAGGAGGACATAATGCTACCCGACATCTCAAAGGCAACTAACCCGAGGCGCCACCGCCGAGAGGGCCCCAACGCGGATACGGAGGGCGCGCAGGAGTTCCAGCGCCAGTATCCCATTGAGGCCCGGCGCTACAACTGGATCCAGAACCAGGTCCTGTGGCCCCTGCGCCATGCGGACGTCAACCCCATCAAGGTCGACCTGGGCACCCCCGAGGAGTTGACCGAGCACATCAAGAACTACGTCCTGGAAGTCGGCGCGGACGACGTCGGCATCGCAGAGATGGACCCCAACTTCGTGTTCGCCGACGCGGAGATGCCCGCCCACACCCGCGTCATCGCGTTCGGCGTCGCCATGAAGTACGACATGATGTCGGACATCGGCGCGAACTCCCAGCGTGAGGTGCACCGCGTGTACTTCAAGATGCTGGACATAGGCGTCCGTGTCGCGCAGTACATCGGCGCATTCGGGTACACCGCCACTGCCCACCCCAACGGCGGCGAGCTCGCGCACATCCCCTTCTCCTACCTGGCCGGCCTCGGCGAGCTGGGCAAGCACGGCTCCCTGATCAGCCCGAAGTTCGGCTCATCCTGGCGGCTGTCGTTGGTGTCGACCGACCTGCCGCTGGTGGTCGACGGCCCCCAGGACTACGGCATCGACGCCATGTGCGACCGATGCAACGTCTGCACCCGCTTCTGCCCCGGCGACGCCATTCACCCGGAGAAGAAGGAAGTCAACGGCGTCCTGCGGTTCCACGTAGACACCCCCGCCTGCGAGCCCTACTTCCAGCGCCTCTGGGGCTGCAAGATCTGCCTGATGGTCTGCCCCTTCAATGGCCGCAGCGTCTTCAAGGAGGGCTACCGCAACATCGCCAAGACCTGGCTCAGGCAAAGGACTACAAGGGCTACCTGCCGATGCTTGCCGCCAACACGCCCAACGCCGACAGCAACCTGGTCCTCTCCAAGTACATGGACGGCGGCGAGTCCTAGTTCGGTATTCAAGGCCATAGAGGTGGGGCGGCCCGGCCGCAAGTGCGGCGCTAGGCTGCCCCACCTTCGTGTCTCCAAGGAGAGGACGCCAGCTTGAAGATCCCTCGCGTTCCCCTGGTGTCGGCGGCGATAGGCCACGCGTCCACATGGGCTATCGTCCTCTTCCTGCTGCTCGTGCCGGCCTACGAGGGCGAGTCCGTTGAGGCCACGCTCCCCGGCGAGGAGCCGGCGGAAGCCGTGCGGACAACGGAGACTTTCCTGGATGCCAACGGCCTCTACGGCTTGTTTGTGGTGCTCGCGCCCGTCGTGCTGACCGGCATCGCGGTGCTCGGACAGTTTGTCTACCGCGAGCACATGTTCCGGCGCATGGCCGCGATATGGCTGCCCCTCATCGCAGTCCTGGCGCTCAGCTTCGCCGCGATATTCACCATCGGCGTGCTGTACGTGCCCGTGGCCATCGCGCTCTTCGTGGCAGCCCTTGCCGACCTCGCGCACCGGCCGGAGGAGGCGTGACTACCGTCCGCCCCAGTCGCGGCGGAACCGCAGCCGCCACGTCGCGCGGAAGACCTCCGGCGCGGCTTGCCGGAGGCGCACCTTGCTGCCCTCCGGCACGTGCCGCCACGCGACGGGGACCTCCGCCACCCGCATGCCGAGCCGTCGAGCGGCGAGCAGCAGCTCCAGGTCCAGCGCCCAGCCTGTCTCGGTGAGCAGCGGCAGCAGCGCGTCGAGCGCCTCGCGCCGAAGCGCCTTCGCGCCGCACTGCGGGTCGTGGACGCCCAGCCCGAGGAACCTGCGCGACCACATGGGCGAGAGACCGCTGACCAGTCGCCGCGCCCACGGCCTCGACTGCGGCTCCAGCGCCATATCGTGCTTGCGCCAGCCTACGGCGGCGTCATGCGCGTCCAACGCGTCCAGCAGCTTCCGCGCCTCGCCCGGCCCCACCATGTTGTCCGCGTCCACAAAGGCCACGCGATCGCCCGTCGCCTCCCGCAGCCCGGCGCGCACCGCCGCTCCCTTGCCGAGTATGGCGTCCTCGACGGTCCACCGGATGGCCGGACACTCGGACGCAGCCGCGTCCACAATGCGCTGCGTGCCGTCGGTGCACCCGTTGAGCGCCACAACCAGCTCCCATCGGCTGCCGTAGCCGGGGTTGAAGGCGGCCGCATAGGCGCGGAGCGTGGGGCCAATGCGAGCTTCCTCGTTGTGGGCGGGAATGACGATGGAGAGGTCCACGCGGCAGCTTTCTCCCTAAGGGGCGGGGTAATCTGGCCCTGTACGGCTATAATAGGGAAGGCTGGCCCCAACGACAACCAAATCGCACTTGCCCAACAGCAGTAAAGGAGGCGACATGCCGCAGGTCATGGTAACGGGCGCCGCCGGCTACGTCGGCAGCATTGTGGTGCAGGCGCTCAAGAAGAGCGGCTACGACATCCTCGGCATCGACAACCTCGCGAGGGGCCACCGCGCCGCCATCGACGAGGACATGACCTTCTACCGCGTCAACGCCGGTGACTCCGACGCCATTGACCGCATCATGCAGCAGTCGCCCATAGACGCCGTCGTCCACCTTGCCGGTTATGCCCAGGCCGGCGAGTCCGTGACTGATCCGGGCCTCTATTACGCCAACAACGTCCGTGACGGCATCACCCTGCTGGAGTGCATGCGCCGCAACAACGTCGCCAGCATTGTCTTCTCCTCAAGCGCGGCCGTGTACGGCGTCCCGGACAG
Above is a genomic segment from Chloroflexota bacterium containing:
- a CDS encoding glycosyltransferase, giving the protein MDLSIVIPAHNEEARIGPTLRAYAAAFNPGYGSRWELVVALNGCTDGTQRIVDAAASECPAIRWTVEDAILGKGAAVRAGLREATGDRVAFVDADNMVGPGEARKLLDALDAHDAAVGWRKHDMALEPQSRPWARRLVSGLSPMWSRRFLGLGVHDPQCGAKALRREALDALLPLLTETGWALDLELLLAARRLGMRVAEVPVAWRHVPEGSKVRLRQAAPEVFRATWRLRFRRDWGGR